The Rhodopseudomonas palustris genome window below encodes:
- a CDS encoding RidA family protein has product MNRPLRALLIAAAGTMALPGIAPAQDKSAVQIIAPTDKTITPSGTWSMGARAGDFVFIGGMRGTDRATGKMVEGDEARVRRMFDNMLAAAEAAGATRHDAVRLTVFVTDVAKYRPVVNKVQKDIWGDGPYPPRTVLQVPALDQGDIAEIDGTFYAPVKK; this is encoded by the coding sequence ATGAACCGTCCGCTCCGCGCGCTGCTGATCGCCGCTGCCGGCACCATGGCCTTGCCGGGCATCGCACCGGCGCAGGACAAGTCCGCCGTGCAGATCATCGCCCCGACCGACAAGACGATCACGCCGAGCGGCACCTGGAGCATGGGCGCCCGCGCCGGCGATTTCGTGTTCATCGGCGGGATGCGCGGCACCGACCGCGCCACCGGAAAGATGGTCGAGGGCGACGAGGCGCGGGTGCGGCGGATGTTCGACAACATGCTCGCCGCGGCCGAAGCCGCCGGCGCAACCAGGCACGATGCCGTGCGGCTCACCGTGTTCGTCACCGACGTCGCGAAATATCGGCCGGTGGTCAACAAGGTGCAGAAGGACATCTGGGGCGACGGCCCGTACCCGCCGCGCACCGTGCTGCAGGTGCCGGCGCTCGATCAGGGCGATATCGCCGAGATCGACGGCACGTTCTATGCGCCGGTGAAGAAGTAG